The proteins below are encoded in one region of Telopea speciosissima isolate NSW1024214 ecotype Mountain lineage chromosome 10, Tspe_v1, whole genome shotgun sequence:
- the LOC122643173 gene encoding uncharacterized protein LOC122643173, with protein MVKVSAATLMAAQYLEAAVTKKPELEHLESVISSVVNVTLKTKKHITRTVFKQNDEEAHSAANEGGIRIPCVSKRSSCSTAALMLFLSSQTEGVATKDESFFALERWKWVASP; from the exons ATGGTAAAGGTATCTGCTGCAACCTTAATGGCAGCACAATACCTAGAGGCTGCAGTGACAAAGAAGCCAGAGCTCGAGCACCTTGAATCTGTCATTAGCTCTGTCGTTAAT GTGACGCTGAAAACGAAGAAACATATTACCAGGACTGTCTTCAAACAGAATGA TGAGGAAGCTCATTCTGCTGCCAATGAAGGCGGCATCAGGATCCCTTGCGTGAGTAAGAGGTCTAGTTGTAGCACTGCTGCACTTATGTTGTTCTTGTCATCACAAACAGAGGGAGTAGCCACAAAGGATGAGAGTTTCTTTGCattggaaaggtggaaatggGTCGCATCTCCATGA